The segment ATCCGCAGCGAGAGCACTACAATCGAATTGCGTGAAGATTCGTTAGGCCAGCAGCGCTTCGATCGGCCCCGACGAATCGGCGAAGTGGGTCGCCGGCGACCCGATCGCTTGCAGCATCGTCAGCAGCAAATTCGACATCGGATTATCGCGGGTTGATGCGATATGCTGCCCTTGCTTCAAGCGACCGCCCCCTTTCCCACCAACCAACAGCGGCAGATCGTGCGGGTTGTGGGAGTTTCCGTCGCGAAGCCCCGAACCGAACAGAATGACGCTGTTGTCGAGGACGTTGCCATCCCCTTCCGGCGTCGCTCGCAGCTTTTCGAGCAGATAGGCGTACTGCGCGACGTGCCACTTGGCGATCAGTTCATACTGGGCCAGATTCTCTTCTTTCCCTTGGTGGTGCGACAGCTCATGGTGCGATCCAGTGACCCCATCCAGGAACGCAAAGTTGATCGAGCTGACCGAGTTGCCGAACATGAATGTGGCGACGCGGGTAATGTCGGCCTCGAACGCCAAAGCGATCATATCGAGCATCAACCGGGTTCGCTCGGCGTGATCCTTCGGATCGCTGACCGGCGCGGTACGGCCTGAGAAATCGACTTTCGACTTCCAGGTGTTTTGCGACTTCGATTCAACCATCTCCAGCCGCTTCTCGAGCGAACGGACCGATTCGAGATATTGATCGAGACGATGACGGTCGTTGTGCCCCAGTTTGTTTCGGAGCGAGTTCGCCTCGGCGCTAACGCGATCCAGCAGCGGACGGTTCGATCGCCCGTCCGACTTTCCGCTGGCGATCATCGTCATCCGATCGAACGCCAACCGGGGATTAATCTCTTTGGCCAGCGGCTGCGTCGGGGTCCGCCACGAAACGTGGGCGCCGTAGACGCGGGTATAGCCGACCGTTCCGTCGACGCCTGAACTGACCGGCTCGGTCCCGAGTTCCATCGACGGCAGCGGCGTGTACTTGCCGAGCAGATCGGCGGCGACCTGATCGGCCGAGACCCCGCCGCTGTTCAGATTGACGCCGGTCGTTTTGGTGATCGTCGTACCAGTGAGCCAGGCGGCGTCTTTCACGTAGTGACCGTCGCCGGTGTTCGTCGCTTCGTGCCACAAGCCGGAGACGACCGAGACGTCCTCTTTGATGCCAGCGAGCGGTTCTAGCTGTCGCGGCAGTGCATAACCGGTTCCGGTCTCAGCTGGCGTCCAAACTTCCTGACGCACGCCGTTCGGGAAGAAGAGAGCGGCGAAGCGTCGCGGCGCATCGCCGGCGTCCCCTGCGGCGAAGGCAGGGCTCATCGCTTCGAGCCAAGGAAGCGCCAAGGCGGCGGCGCCGGCGCCACGCAGAACAGTTCGACGAGTGATCTTGGGCGTCTTCATTGGCTGATTCTCTTATGTCGAAAGGGCTCGCTCGTCACGATCGCGAGCACTAGTTCCTGGGAACGATAATCATTGTTTTGCAGCCGCTCGACGATCGCCTCGACCGTAGCGACGTCATTGGACGCCAAACCGCGCGCGAGCGCGTAGCCGAGCATCTTCTGCGTCAGGTGGCGCACGAACTGCTCTTTGTTGTCCAGCAGGTATTTCTTCAGACCGGCCTGACCGTCGATCTTCACGCCGCCAGGCAGTACCGCGACCGGATCGATCTTTCCGCCGGAGTCGCTATCGCGCCAGCGGCCGATCTCGTTGAAGTTTTCGAGCGCGAACCCGATCGGGTCGATCCGATTGTGGCAAGTCGCGCAGGCCGGGTTTTCGCGATGCTGCTGCAGCCGAGCTCGTAGCGTTTGCTTCTCGGCGACTTCCTTCGACTCTTCCAGCGGCGGAACATTGGCCGGCGGCGGAGGCAGTTCCACGCCCAGCATCTTGTCGAGCACCCAGACGCCGCGCAGCACCGGGCTGCTGCGACGCGGATACGAGGCGATCGCCATCACGCCTCCTTCCCCCAGGACGCCGCCGCGATAGCGATACTCTTCGGGCAGTTTGTAACGCTGCAGCCGCTGATTGAACTCCCCTTCGATCTTCTTCCGATCGAGCTGGTACATGTCGCACAGTTCGGCATTGAGGAAGGTCCAGTCGGCGTCGATCAGGCTAAGCAGGCTATCGTTCTCGCGCAACATTGACTCGAAAACGTAGACCGGCTGATCGCGCAGCGACGCGACGTGCTGATCTTTCATCCAGCGATGCAGTTCCGGATCGACCTTTTTCGTGTTCCCGAGGTCGGCTGTTCCCAACCACTGACCGACGAATTGGGTCAGCGAATCGTTGAGATTGGTCCCCCGCTCTTTGATCATGCGAATCGCCTGGCGTTTCAGCTCTTCGGGATCTTGCAGCTTGCCGGCGTCGGCCGCTTCGCGCAGCTGCCGGTCAGGCATCGTCGCCCAGAGAAAATAGCTGAGCCTCGTCGCCAACTCATGATTGGTGAGCGGAACCGTCTTGTTCGGCTCACTGGGGGCATCCTCAATCAGGAAGAGGAAGTTGGGGGAGATCAACACGCCCCGCATTGCGTAAAAACAAGCGGCGTCAAAATCAAGCCCATCAGCGCGGGCTTCGTCATACGTCTTCAAGATGGCCGCAAGTTCGTCTTCGGTGGCTGGTCGACGAAACGCACGGTTGGCGAACTCTCGCAAGTTTCGCTTCGCCGCTTCTTGTTCCGGCAGCTTGTCGCTGGGACGTTCGCGCAGCAGTCGCTTGCGCGATGAGGAGTCGTGCGCCGCATAGTCGAGCGCCGTGACCGCGGCGTCGACATACTTCTCGGCGTGAATTGGCGAGATGATCAGCGTCTCGGCCGCGTTGTTAAAACCTTCTCCGCCGGCGGAGTCTTGCGGCAGTCCATTGCCGGCGTCGAAGTGAGCGCCGAGCAAGTCGCGAATCGTGTTCGAGTATTCATGCACCGCCATCCGGCGAAACATCGGCGGGCCGGCGAGCTCTCCTTGCTGACGCACGGCATCCCGCGTCGCCTGCTTGATCCAGTCGACCAGTTTCAGACGAGCGTCGGCGTCCATCGGCTCGGCGTCGTCCGGCGGCATCGAGTGATCGGCCAGCCGCTGACGCAGATTCATCCACTCGTCGTAATGCGTTCCCATCGCACCGGAGTCGGTAAGTTTACTGAGGGTGAAGCCCCCCTCCCTTTCTTCGCCGCTGTGACAATCGGCGCAGGAGACCTCCAGCATCTTCTGGGCGACGACGAAGTCCATCTTCGGCGCTTCGTCCGCGAACGCTTGGGCCATGCAGACCGCGACGCTCATCGCGCCGAAAGCGGCGAGACGAACGAGTCGAGCGCAAAGCTGGGAGTGGAGTTGCATGGAGATCGACTTCAAACGCGAACCGGGAAGGTAACCGCAGCCGCGATTGGGTTGGGTGGGAAAGGGCGAGACGTCAGGAAGTCCGCCGGTGGGAGGGCATTCCTATTGTCGATACAGGCCGGCTTTCGTCAATAGAATGGCGGCACTCCCGTTAGGGGGAATGCTCGCCGATAATGGCGGCTAGCATTAGATTTACGACGATCGATATAAGCTGCCGCTTTCGGTCGATTCAGACGCGACTTAGGCGACCTCGGCGACTACTTCGAGTCGGCCGTCATCAGGCCTTGCCGGGCGGCCTGAACTTCGTCGTACATCTGAGGATTTTCATCGTAAAGGGAGACGATCCGGCGATAGATCAGCCGGGCATGATCGCGATCCCCCTTTTCGAGCGCCTTGTCGGCGAGAACGAGGTATTCGTCCACCGACGAGATTTCCTCGCTCGGCTTCACAACCTTGCGGTTCTTCAGCGTTTCTAGCTCTTGCTGGGCGATCAGGTAGTAGGGGCGCTCCTCGCGCGAATCAGGATGCAGCTTGGCGACCATTTCGTCATATTTCGTCCAGGCAAGAAGCTGACTGCCGAGCGAATCACACTTGCGGGCGGCGGCCAACATTTCTTCGCCGGTGCTACTGTACTGCTTGCCGAGTCGTTCTTTGGTACGCAACCGCGATTCAGCGTCGCTGATCCAGATCTTGTCGACCAAGGCTTGCGCTTCGGCGGCGTGCGGACTGTCAGGATACTTTTCTAACAGCGGCGACAAGTAAGTCTCTTCCGCGAGTTTCCAATCAGTCTCCTTGTCCGATTGCATCAACTTCGCGCCGCGATCAAACAGCTGCTGCTCCGACATCGGCAGGAACGCAAAACCGATCATCCCGATGACCAGCAGCAAACAAAGGACAAGAAACCACGGGCGTTCGTAAATCGGCCCGGCCGGCCCCTTTACCACTTTCTGTTTCAGCAGACGACGCGCGTCTTCTTTGGCGACGCCGGTTGCAATGTTGCTGTTGCGGCCGGCGTTGCCGACGACGGCATGTTCGAGCGAACTGGTTCCGGCGGCGACCGCCGAGCGAGTTTCTCGTAGCGCCGACGCGACCGCTTCCATCGATGCGGGTCGTTTGGCCGGATCGACCTCGATCATCTGCATGATTATCCGGTCGAGCCAGATCGGGCAATCGAGCGCCAACGTCGCAATTCGCGGCGGTTCGATCGCAAATCGCTCGACAGTTGCGTTCGTTTCCCCTTCGGCGATTGGGAAAGGTACGCATCCCGACAAAGCGCGATACATGATGCAACCGAGCGAGAAAACGTCGGTGCGAGCGTCGACGTTCGCTTCGAGATCGAACTGCTCAGGCGCGAGGTATTGTTGGTTTTCGAGCGACGGTTCGGAGACCGGTTCTTTCCGCCAGGCGACGCCGGCCCAGAAGTTGGTCAGCTTTACTTCTAGCGGCAGATCAGGATGCTTCAGTCCTTCGCCGGCCAGCAAGACGCAACAAGGATTGAGACGGAGATGAAAGACGCCGCGCGAGTGCGCGAATTCCATGCCGGCGCAGACCTGCTGAGCGATGTCGAGCAAGACGCCCCACATGATCGTCATCCGGTCGTCCATGTACTGGGCGAACGATTCTCCTTCGACCAGTTCCATCGCCAGAAACGCAGTCGACTCGTCGATACCTGCGCCATAACAACGGACGATATTGGGGTGGTTCAACTTGCGAAGGAGTTCGCTGCGAGCTTGCAGTTGCTTGCGGCCGACCGGATCGGCGGCGTAGCGCGCCGGCAAGATTTGAATTGCGGCTTGGCGATGCTGTTTCAGATGAACGGCGCGAAAAATCTCGGTGTCATGACGACGGTCGAGACGGTTCTCTAGCGCGAAGGGGCCAAGGCGAGACAGAGTTACCATGCGTTTTCTTCAACCTCTTCTCCCCGGTCTTCGGAGAGACTCATTGCGCTTTTTAGGCAACGTATTGGCATCGTGGGTGGTCCCGGTTGCGATCCTTCGCAAGCCGACGCCGGTTGTACAGTATCAAGCTGGGCGTTTAGCTGGCAGCGGCCTTGACGCTATTTCTAGGACGCCGCAACTAGTTCTATCGTTGCGAAATTCGGGCCAAATCCTCCAATTTGGACGATTTTATCACTAACTCCTTATTTTACGCCCAAATTCGTGCGGGAAAGCGCCTCGAAATGAGAAGTGCGCCTCGTCTTGAGACACGCTTCGACGTTGCTCTGTTCGCGGAACCTCAATAGAATCAACCCGCTCTACTCCGCGCAAGTAGCGGAAGAATCTTGAAAATCCCCCTAACTCGTTGGGAAATTGCCATGGATGGCGCCGCCCTACGACTGACGGCTGAGACTCCGCAGGAAGAAATCCTCCGGTTTGGCCGGACAATCATTCAACAAGAAGCCAGCGCGCTCACGGCGATCGCCGAGCGCCTCGACGATCGCTTTTGCCACGCGCTCGAACTGGTCATGCAGTGCC is part of the Blastopirellula sediminis genome and harbors:
- a CDS encoding DUF1552 domain-containing protein, which codes for MKTPKITRRTVLRGAGAAALALPWLEAMSPAFAAGDAGDAPRRFAALFFPNGVRQEVWTPAETGTGYALPRQLEPLAGIKEDVSVVSGLWHEATNTGDGHYVKDAAWLTGTTITKTTGVNLNSGGVSADQVAADLLGKYTPLPSMELGTEPVSSGVDGTVGYTRVYGAHVSWRTPTQPLAKEINPRLAFDRMTMIASGKSDGRSNRPLLDRVSAEANSLRNKLGHNDRHRLDQYLESVRSLEKRLEMVESKSQNTWKSKVDFSGRTAPVSDPKDHAERTRLMLDMIALAFEADITRVATFMFGNSVSSINFAFLDGVTGSHHELSHHQGKEENLAQYELIAKWHVAQYAYLLEKLRATPEGDGNVLDNSVILFGSGLRDGNSHNPHDLPLLVGGKGGGRLKQGQHIASTRDNPMSNLLLTMLQAIGSPATHFADSSGPIEALLA
- a CDS encoding DUF1588 domain-containing protein, coding for MQLHSQLCARLVRLAAFGAMSVAVCMAQAFADEAPKMDFVVAQKMLEVSCADCHSGEEREGGFTLSKLTDSGAMGTHYDEWMNLRQRLADHSMPPDDAEPMDADARLKLVDWIKQATRDAVRQQGELAGPPMFRRMAVHEYSNTIRDLLGAHFDAGNGLPQDSAGGEGFNNAAETLIISPIHAEKYVDAAVTALDYAAHDSSSRKRLLRERPSDKLPEQEAAKRNLREFANRAFRRPATEDELAAILKTYDEARADGLDFDAACFYAMRGVLISPNFLFLIEDAPSEPNKTVPLTNHELATRLSYFLWATMPDRQLREAADAGKLQDPEELKRQAIRMIKERGTNLNDSLTQFVGQWLGTADLGNTKKVDPELHRWMKDQHVASLRDQPVYVFESMLRENDSLLSLIDADWTFLNAELCDMYQLDRKKIEGEFNQRLQRYKLPEEYRYRGGVLGEGGVMAIASYPRRSSPVLRGVWVLDKMLGVELPPPPANVPPLEESKEVAEKQTLRARLQQHRENPACATCHNRIDPIGFALENFNEIGRWRDSDSGGKIDPVAVLPGGVKIDGQAGLKKYLLDNKEQFVRHLTQKMLGYALARGLASNDVATVEAIVERLQNNDYRSQELVLAIVTSEPFRHKRISQ
- a CDS encoding serine/threonine-protein kinase codes for the protein MVTLSRLGPFALENRLDRRHDTEIFRAVHLKQHRQAAIQILPARYAADPVGRKQLQARSELLRKLNHPNIVRCYGAGIDESTAFLAMELVEGESFAQYMDDRMTIMWGVLLDIAQQVCAGMEFAHSRGVFHLRLNPCCVLLAGEGLKHPDLPLEVKLTNFWAGVAWRKEPVSEPSLENQQYLAPEQFDLEANVDARTDVFSLGCIMYRALSGCVPFPIAEGETNATVERFAIEPPRIATLALDCPIWLDRIIMQMIEVDPAKRPASMEAVASALRETRSAVAAGTSSLEHAVVGNAGRNSNIATGVAKEDARRLLKQKVVKGPAGPIYERPWFLVLCLLLVIGMIGFAFLPMSEQQLFDRGAKLMQSDKETDWKLAEETYLSPLLEKYPDSPHAAEAQALVDKIWISDAESRLRTKERLGKQYSSTGEEMLAAARKCDSLGSQLLAWTKYDEMVAKLHPDSREERPYYLIAQQELETLKNRKVVKPSEEISSVDEYLVLADKALEKGDRDHARLIYRRIVSLYDENPQMYDEVQAARQGLMTADSK